The genomic DNA TGCAAGACGGCGTACAGCGTTACGCCAAGTCGCTGCGAGAGCTAGACGAGGCTTTCCGCTGGCAGTCGTATAACGCGATCCTGTCCATCTCAGATGACGCCTGGCGAGCGGCCAGCGAAGGCAAGGCGCTAGACGCGCCGGAGCCAGAAGAGCGCAAATGAGCGAGCCAATAAGCGCGTCGGGACACGCGCACGAGGTCAAGTCGCTGGACTGGCAATCTCTAGTGGACAGCATGACCGATGTGCAGAGGCTCGTCCATCTGGCGGCGCGGCATACCGAGGACCACGTGCGAGTGCGGCGCGAAACGATGATCCGCGCAACGCGGGATGTTTACGGCGAGGCGATCCGGCAAGAGGTGATACATATCGGCTGCCCCGACCCTGGGCGGGTGTATCTGCGAGAGGGGGCGGAATTGCGCCGGATGGCCGAGCATATAAACGAGGTCGCCAGTGGCATTGAGAACACCTACAACTATGACCTAGCGCGGGCCATATTGCAGATCGGCGCGGAGACGCCCACGGCTAACAGGTGGGTATATGCATACCGCCTGAACGGGTGGGAAGCGGAGCGCATGGCGGCCAAGGAGCCATTTATCGCGGAGACCGAGTACGGCTGGACGGTCAACGCGGCAAAAGAGGCGTTCTGGGCGAACAACGCGCAGATACGGGCGGCGGCGGAGGTTGTGCCCTATCCGACCGTGTGCCCCATTTGCGCCGAGTATGTGGCGGGGAACCCGTATCCCAGCATGGAGGCGCTGTACAGGCGGTGCTCGCTCCCTGCGCACCCTAGATGCCCGCATCACGGCTCGCCACTACTGGATAGACGGCTAACGCGGGACGAATGCCGCGATTTGTGGATTGGAGGCTAGACGATGGACCTGGAATACAAGACGTTTCCCTTTGAGGTCAAGGAATTGACGGACCTGGGCGTTTTCGAGGGTTACGCCAGCACGTTTGGCAACGTGGATTCCGGCGGCGATGTGGTGGAGCGCGGCGCGTTTGGCAAGACGCTCAAGGAGCGCGGCGACAAGATCAGGGTATGCCATCAACACGACTGGCGGGATGTCATCGGCAAGCCCATCGAGCTACGTGAGGACGACCGGGGCCTGTACGTCAAGGCGCAGTTGGTGCTGGATGTGCAACGGGCGAGAGAGGATTATGCGCTCATGAAAGCGGGGGCCTTGACGGACCTGTCCATCGGCTACGAGGCGGTCAAGGCGGACTACGCCGAAACGGACGCGGGGCGGGTGCGCCGCCTGAAGGAAGTGAAACTTTACGAAATCTCGCCGGTGACGGTGGCCATGAACGAGGCCGCGACGATCACGGGCGTGAAAGAGGCGGAGGCGACTCCGCCCATAGACGAGCCAGCGACGGACGATGCGCCGGACCTGGATGCGGCAGCCGAGCCGGATGACAGCCCACTCACTGACGCGCCGGAAACCACCATCGAGCCGAGCGCCAAGCTCGCGTTGTATCAGCTCATACGCAAATACGGAGGTTAGATGACATGAACGTTATCGAGATGCGGACGAAAGTGTCCGAACTGCTGGCGCGATGCACCGCGCTCGCGGAAGCGGACGAATTGACCGAATCGCAGAAGGGCGAGTTTGACGCCAAGCTCGCAGAAGCGCAGGCGATGGACAAAGAGATCGCCAAGCGCGAGGAGCTGGAGGCGCTGCAAAAGGCATACGCCCAGGGCGACGGCCAGAAGCACGCCGTGAAAGCGGAGCCTGACCAGATGTTCGGCTTCAAGGACATGGGCGACTTTTTGCAGGCCGTGGCTCGCAGTTCGGGCCCTGGCGCGATTGACAAGCGCCTGGCCGAGATCAAGGCCAGCGGGCTTAACGAGGCGACGCCTTCTGAGGGCGGGTTCCTCGTGGCCCCTGGGCTGGCGGGCGGGCTGCTGCGCCGGGTGTACGAGACCGGGCAGATCACGCGCATGGTATCCCCGCTGCCCCTGACCAGCGGCAATAGCGTGGAAATCCAGTATCTGGCGGAAACCAGCCGGGCGACCGGCTCCCGCTGGGGTGGCATCCAGACCTACTGGGTGGCTGAGGGCGTGTCTCCCACGGCGAGCAAACCGGCCATCGGCAAGGCCAAGCTGCAGCTCAACAAACTGTCCGCCGCGATGTACGCGACGGAAGAGGTGCTAGAGGATGCGCCGCTGCTGACCGCGCTGGTCAACGAGGTTTTTCCGCTAGAGTTCGCCTTCGCCATCGAAGACGCCTTTGTGAACGGGACGGGTGCGGGGCAGCCGATGGGCGTGCTCAACGCAGCCTGCAAGGTGAGCGTGACCAAAGAGACCGGACAGGCTGCGGACACCGTGGTCTTCCAGAACATCCTCAAGATGTGGTCGCGGTTGTGGGCGCGCTCTCGCACCAGCGCCGTCTGGCTGATCGCGCAGGACGTGGAACCGCAGTTGTACGGCATGAGCATGGCCGTGGGCACGGGCGGCGTCCCGGTGTACCTGCCTGCGGGCGGCGTGTCCGGCTCGCCGTACGCCACGCTGTTTGGGCGGCCTGTCATTCCCCATGAGTCATGCGACAAGTTGGGCGATGAGGGCGACATTATCCTGGCCGATTGGGGCGAGTACGGCGTGATCGACAAGGGCGGCCTGAATAGCGCGGTTAGCCTGCACGTCAAGTTCCTCGAAGACGAGCAGACCTTCCGCTGGACCTATCGCGTGGACGGCCAGCCCAAGTGGGCTAGCGCTTTGACGCCCAAGAACGGCAGCGGGCTTACCCAATCGCCGTT from bacterium includes the following:
- a CDS encoding HK97 family phage prohead protease; its protein translation is MDLEYKTFPFEVKELTDLGVFEGYASTFGNVDSGGDVVERGAFGKTLKERGDKIRVCHQHDWRDVIGKPIELREDDRGLYVKAQLVLDVQRAREDYALMKAGALTDLSIGYEAVKADYAETDAGRVRRLKEVKLYEISPVTVAMNEAATITGVKEAEATPPIDEPATDDAPDLDAAAEPDDSPLTDAPETTIEPSAKLALYQLIRKYGG
- a CDS encoding phage major capsid protein, which encodes MNVIEMRTKVSELLARCTALAEADELTESQKGEFDAKLAEAQAMDKEIAKREELEALQKAYAQGDGQKHAVKAEPDQMFGFKDMGDFLQAVARSSGPGAIDKRLAEIKASGLNEATPSEGGFLVAPGLAGGLLRRVYETGQITRMVSPLPLTSGNSVEIQYLAETSRATGSRWGGIQTYWVAEGVSPTASKPAIGKAKLQLNKLSAAMYATEEVLEDAPLLTALVNEVFPLEFAFAIEDAFVNGTGAGQPMGVLNAACKVSVTKETGQAADTVVFQNILKMWSRLWARSRTSAVWLIAQDVEPQLYGMSMAVGTGGVPVYLPAGGVSGSPYATLFGRPVIPHESCDKLGDEGDIILADWGEYGVIDKGGLNSAVSLHVKFLEDEQTFRWTYRVDGQPKWASALTPKNGSGLTQSPFVTLGAR